The genome window GTCGACGGGATGATTTGGAGTCACTTGGGTATGTGCTTTTGTACTTCCTTAGAGGAAGGTATGACATTCTAATCTACTTGTTTTACTTTAATGGgcatttttttaatccattGGGAGCAATTTAATGAAATGTTCTAACTTGTAAATGACTGAACATTTGTGTTTAGCCTTCCTTGGCAAAACCTAAAGGCTGCAACAAAGAAGCAAAAGTATGATAAAATATGTGAGAAGAAAGTATCAACTCCTATTGAGGTAAGTGTTTGGACATTTATTTGATGTGTAGGTTTTTTTATCACGATTCTTATGTGTTGGGATTTGATCATGATTcttatttgtttgttattttcaagGTATTATGCAAATCTCATCCTGTAGAGTTTGCTTCATACTTTCATTACTGTCACTCTCTGACCTTTGATCAGAGACCGGATTATGGATTCTTGAAGCGCCTATTTCGGGACCTATTTGCTCGAGAAGgtgattattttgatgatttctTGAGTAATATGGAATCAAATTACCTGCAGAATTGTGTTTATATTCCTTCAAAATAGCATCTTTGGATattgaagttattattattattattataactgAAAGTTGGGATTTAACAGATCATTAAGTATATCAAATGTGGTGACAGTGGCAATATTTGTCTTTGTTTTCATATCTACATTTAtgtaattttccttttctatttcccCTTATCGGTAAGTGCAGGTTATGAATTTGATTATGTATTTGATTGGACTATTTTAAAGTACCAGCAGGCACAAAAGAATAGAGTCCAGTCTCGTATATCTGTGAGTATATTTGCTCTACATGAAGAGGTTTGAGTCTTCCCATGCTTATAATACTAATTTTTGTCATATTGCAGACAGTCCCTGGAACAAGCAGTAGTCCTGCAATGCCAATGGATGTAGACAACCATCGAGGTTGGTGCATCtgaaattatttacataattttttgtgATTCTGCATAAACAATGTTGTGTTCAGTATTACTCGTTGGCAGGTATTAATGCTTATTCAGGGGATGTCACAGCAGAACGCATTAAGTCAGGCAATGTTACTGGTTCTGGTGTTAAAATTCAGTTTAAATCACCAGTTGGCAAAAATTTGGGCTCTGAAAAGCCTCTGGACAAGAATGTAAGTCATCTTtgagtaaaatatttataaatttttattatgactacgtgtttaaaaattatgaaatagaTCAGTGTTTAAagcaatatttaattaatttcatcattTACTTCTAGATTTTTGGTGAAGCGAATATACCCTCTACCTCATACTCTGTTGCTGGTACCTCAAGAAGGAACACCTTGAAGCCTGCCTTGTCCACTGAAGCTCCTAACCCTGGACATGGGCAAGGTAGTAATAAAATTGGCCCTTCGAGTAGCTGGATTTCATCTGTGCAGCGCATATCTTCTGCCAAATGAATGCCCAATATGGTAATTTTCTGGTTCATAATAAATGTGCTGCAGCAAGTGTTATTGTCTCTATGCCCCAATTATATCATCGACTGTTAATATTATGTGTTTTTTCAGGTTTGATTCTGATCAAGAAGATTCCTTGTATACATTCATTAACCTGCAAATTTGTGGTATTTGCTTGCTTCAACTGTACATTTTTGGTCAAGAATTTTCAAGTGATCTATCCAGGGAGACTGCAAATGGCTGCAAGGTTGATAAATTTCAAAGCTCATCTTCTGAGACCATCTTGTGTTGCTTTTTCCCTAAGGTGACTGCAAACGATTGTTTGGTATAAATAACAGACTACCCAGGCTTGGCTGCTTTGCTGTAGATAGATTTCAAATGTGACACATGGCAATCTTGTGTATCCATgttttatgtaaaattaatgCGTGAATGTAGCCCTGTTTTGATGATAATTATCATTGGGCCATATGTTATATGGTGACTCAATTTAGTTTAAATTGATTGACGATATTATGAATTGTAGGTGTATTTTCAGTTGGTTCTGTTAAGgtatatttgattttacttttttgcttttgttggtaatttatttttacctgGTTATGCTATTTTCACTGCCTAAATAACATACCATGTAACTGTATATCATGCTTTGAAGCTTTCCATAAATGAAATTTCTTTGAATGTGGGAAAACCTAAACTGGGAAAAGgttttatcataaatattttatcaatttttttggtgTTCTGACTTCTTTCATTGCTGTCAGATCATTTGTCTCTGATGATGCTGAGTTGATATTCCTGTTCACATGGTCATGTTTTCAGAGAATGTAACTATCATATCAGAGGCAGAATTTTGGCCTACAAAGTTACTTAATTATTGAGATTTGTATCTCATCATTGGTTTTTCCATTTGGTCTAAATCTTGATGTTATTCAAGGAAAAATCTTCAGTCTCCTGCCagtgtcaaattttaaaatttatataattacccATAGTTGGAACAATCAAAGATTTGCTGCTTTAGATTTCCTCTTGATTTTATCAACTTATTTTTAtgagttttcaaaattttcaattcataCGTGTTGCTCAGGAAGCACTTCTTTACTTGTAGGTAGCTCGAATTTGACTATCAGCCAGATTAACTTGTATTGTCATTCTTGGGATGAATGAAAACCTGGTCTTATTTCAGTGTAGTTCAAGGTTTGGATAAATTACTGTGCATTTGTTGTTCCTGTGATAAAACTAATTGCATATGAGCAGCTCAATTATCAGTTCGCACTTTCTCTTTTGCAGGACTTCTTTTTTCAACCTATATTGTCTGAAGGATGAAATATGACTGACAGTTGGTATATATGGATGCTATTATCAACTGGAACATACCTCTCCATACAGATTGGGTTGTCATAGCATTCTGGGAGTCTTCAGCTTTGTGACAAAGCTTGAAATGAGAATTGCTTTTGATATGGATGTTAGTTAGCAAAGATGATTCAAGATCTGTGATTCTAACCAACATTTGTGTAAAGTTGACTAttcatttttcagttgatggactTGATCAGTGATCATTGATTTTGTTGCTGGTTACAAGTGGGTCTCTCGAGGAAAATTATAGTAGAAAACAATGCATATGAAGGAAGCTCAGTTTCATATATTGAGAAACATTTGGTTTTAACAGTGTCAAGATGAATATTCTGAGTTCCTTTTCTGGATAGACTATATACTTGGTGTTTATTGGTTAGCAAGATTACCCATGACTTTCATGGCCCATGCCACTCACATGCGTACAAGTTTAGTACAGTGAGATCAGCATCACATGTTTTTACTAACATGTATACACTGTTTTGCATTGTTGTCTAGCTACAGCCCATGTCAGATGGATACATGTAATGGTGAACAGAAGCATCACAATGAAAGACCAATGCTATAGTAGATATTCCAAATTCAATTTCTTGATTGGTATGAATGACAAACAAAAAGTCATTTAAAACATGAATGTGAGGACTCTGGCACACACGTTATCCTACATTGCTTGATGTTGGTGTTTCAAGCACATCCAAAGCATCAGGTGAATGGAAATTTTACTTGAAAGCTTGGAAAGCAGCATCATTGAGGTTCAGATGGTTATAAATTCTGAATTGCATAAACGAATACAGATTGGTTTAACGGTTTTTGACGTATGCTGACATGTAATTGCATGAAGCACCTATCTTCTTCACCTTTAAAGATCCTTTGTGCCAACTAATGATCGTAAAAGAGTCTTAGAAGCAAGAAAAATGACTGAGGCATGAAAAGGATTTCATTCTCTTGGATGCAACCTAGTCTTATATGTAGTTAATTCTTATCTAGtctttttgaattaaaagtttttatgataatttttttcttatatgttgttaattacaaattttgCATTATGTTGATTTAGCCTGAAGAGGCCGAAGCAACTTGTATAGTTTTAAGTTTAATATTTGGTTGTCCCGAGCTTTTCTTGACAGGTAATTTTGTGAGGAgaaatgttattatttatacaaCAATTTCTACAATAAATTTTAGCGAGAGAGTGTTATGAGCTTGGAGTTCGAGGACCAAGCAGCCTCCTAAGAGAGGAGTGGGAGAGAGAGAACTAAGGAGGAACGTTTTTTGCTATTTTCTGATATCCTTCCAACACCATttctttacatatatatatagttgttaTAGAGGGGACGACAAGCAAAAACGAAAAAGATAAAAGCAATCCAAAATATCCTAACAACAAATATGCCTTTATTCCACTACCTACGCATCTTTTAGAAGACACGATGCTATCACATGGGTTTGCGCTTTTCCTACGTACGGTGCATGATGCATGATGCCAGCCATGTTGTACGTTCCTTCCTCTTGGGCCTTTGGTGCTTACTTCCTGCAGACCCATTTTACTATTCCTATCATTCCACGGCCCTTGGAAATTCACATTGCCCTCAAGGTGATATGCTTAACCATGACTACCAAGGTAATACCAGGGTTCCAAGGTCTGTGGCGGCAAAACTCACTCAGCTCAGCGCTTGCCCATAGTGCCAAGACAGCTGGGCTGCACTTGCGTGAGACCATGATAGACCCAAAGAGTCCTGGTCCCAGTCCAAATAACGCAATGGCTCGATGTTCTTCCTGCTTGGCGTGAGGAGCCAGGAAGATTGTGGGTCGCGGCGGGGTTATGGGTTGGAGCTGTATGGGTACGAAAGGTGGTGGCGGAGGCGTCGTGGCTGGTGGAGCTGGCGGCAGAAGCGTCGTGGCTGGCAGAGGTGGCGGTTGCGGAGGCGTTGTTGCTGGTGGAGGTGGTGGCGGCAACGGCGGAGGGGTCGGTGGAGTTAACGGCAGTGGCGTCAGCAATGGCGGAGGTGGGAACGGAGTCCGCGGCAGAGGTCCGGGTGGTCGAGGTAGTCGGAGGAGAAGGGCATCCAGTTGGGCGTCGAGGCGGCGCGTAACGGCCTCAAGTTTGGCCAAGGCCGCCTCAAGGCGGTCCTCGGTGGCGGACGACGAGTGTGGGTGGTGGTAGGCAGCCATGGAAGTGGCGTATGGTGGGTGGCAGCCATGCAGTACGTTCCTTCCTCTTGGGCCTTTGGTGCTTACTTCCTGCAGACTCATTTTACTATTCCTATGCAGGAAGTAAGCACCAAAGGCCCAAGAGGAAGGAACGTACTGCATGGCTGGCATCATGCATCATGCATACATGCACCGTACGTAGGAAAAGCGCAAACCCATGTGATAGCATCGTGTCTTCTAGAAGATGCGTAGGTAGTGGAATAAAGGCATACTTGCTGTTAGGATATTTCggatttcttttatcttttctgtttttgcttGTCGGGACTTGTCCCCTCTATAACAGCTATATATATGTAAAGAAATGGTGCTGGAAGGATATCAGAAAATAGCAGAAAACGTTCCTCCATAGTTCTCTCTCTCCCACTCTCTTATTCTCTCTTAGGAGGCTGCTTGGTCCTCGAACTCCAAGCTCgtaacagagagagagagataagtgAGAAATATGAATTGTAATTAATGATGTGGAGATAGATAGAGGGAAAAAATGTTGTATGAGTTATATGAATAGAACAATTCATTTGTAAATATATCTGTGGACATTCTCCAGGGGACTTAGGGTTGAATAATGTTGAGGACGTCGGATTATGGAACAGtctcttcaaaaaaaaattcctaaaacaaatgaaacttGAATTATTTACCGTTAGATTTTAAACGAATAGTTCAGAGATCATTTGGTTAAGTAGAGTAGcccaactaaacataaaacttCAATCCCAATCATTGTGATGGTTTATAATAGCAATTGTGAGGATTTGGATTTCTTAACCAATCCTTATATCAACATAAATTTAGGGTTTGTCTTATCAAATTTGGTTCCTTTGCCCACGGGTGCAACAGccaattaaaaaagagaaaagtttgaaaaaaaaaaagagaattgaaggaaagaaaattttgtttttttactgttaaattattttccttttattttctctttaattaaataaaaaatatattgttattgatgctttctttctttatttttttcctgtCCAAACATCAAAGCAATGGtgtattttaaagaataaagtatatttaacatatttttatatattatcgaaattttaatttttttaattaatgattataatcatattttatcttttaaaatctaAAGTATATTATCTCGTTTCTATTTGATAGAAGGCGATGGACTCTTTATTGGTTCGAATTTCTTTTTATCTGTTCCTCAGTTATTTATCttatatactttttatatatagtttttttggtaaaataatatgcactaataaaattatttgtaagctAACCAGTAAAGTGTACGCggctttttatataaaaagtaattGCCCTACTAatagttcatttttttatgaaaactaataattcatttttatttttggaactctaaactttcttctatATTTTGAGTGATGTTAACCTAAACACGAGAAAAgatttaatcaaatagagacTGGTAAGTGGATAAGTCAAAATGTAAAGTTACTTAGATGtcatttttcttattctaatttaatcatatcaaataatttcatattgaaATTGGtatggtattttttttgtcttttgttaAGAAATTGATTTTCCATGAATTTCTTAACtcgtttttatttaaaatcaccTAAAGAAATCATTTCTTCACGAACCAATTTCGTAAGgtggcaattttttttttttttttttgtaaatgacTATGAAATCAGTTTtggaaaattgattttttaaggtggttaaagaaaattgattttttattatctgtaattgttttttttgttttctatttagtttttttgataaaactatttttttgttttgtaattagttttaaaaaaatatccatttgtgttttttcttatgtctttgtatattttttgtttattcattcaattttttataaaattatcccAATCTTTCTATACAAAAaatgagttaattttttaataaaatttgtatttaaccCACAACTTTAGTTGAACTAAAAAAGAGATTatgttaacaaaataaaatagaattataaataatacaaCATAATATTTAATGGTACCGATTTTATTATTCTACAACAAGAAGATTACACACAAAATTcgtaaaacaaaaacataattaggaccatacaaaacaaacataaacgAAAAAACTAGTTATTACTCAAACATATTGTTGGAACATTATTTAACGTACTTGATGACACGTTGCAAGTACAAAATACATACTTCTTAAGGTGAGATCAATTCTCTTTTGGAAACACTTGTGTTACATATTAACAAGACATGGGCATACAATGTAAATTtgttaataacaaattaatttgtaacctaaaatacaaaaacattaCCTTGACAATATTGTGCAATGTAATATTCAAATAACATTTGGAGTGAAGAGGAAAGGAAGAAAACACAACGGCCTATAGAGTATATAATTTAAtgcaataaaagaaataaactatATGTGACACGAAAAGTaagaaactaacaagaaaagtAAGAAACTTACCTCTTGCAAAACTAAGACAGAaccaacaattatatattgGCCTAAATCTTCATGTTGTATGATTATCCGTCACAAAGTGACATCAATAGTGCCCATAGGAtcctaaaattaaaactttcatCAATGAATATCTCAAAAATAACAATGTAATTGTTAAAGACTTAATTATGCTTGACTACCTTGAGCGTAACTCTCATGTTGCCAAAATAGTTTGGGGTACAAGTTTTGACAATGACGGTTGTTAACGATACACGATCAAAAGTATAATCAATGGACCCTAACTTTGTCCCGTGAGGTGTGTCATCAGTATTTACTGATCCTATAATTATATGAATTCAACAATCAATTGAGGGTTTGGGTGTATGAAATACAATAAATGTTTTACAGTAGCTGACCTTGTGATCGAACGAATTCTAAAGCACATAACCATGGATTCTTGTTAAATCCAGGTTGGCTTTCTGGGTGGGCACACATTATGAATTCTTGAATTGGGAGTGGCTTCCTAGATTGGTGATTCACCTTGACAACCTGTATGACCCCTATGGGACTAGGAATAAGTGGTCTTAAACTAAAGGATAATTGA of Glycine soja cultivar W05 chromosome 1, ASM419377v2, whole genome shotgun sequence contains these proteins:
- the LOC114418002 gene encoding casein kinase 1-like protein 3 isoform X1 yields the protein MERIICAKYKLGRKIGSGSFGEIYLATNIDTFEIVAVKIENGKTKHPQLLYEAKLYNILQGGSGIPNIKWCGVDGEDNVLVMDLLGPSLEDLFVYCGRKFSLKSVLMLADQMMTRIEYVHSKGFLHRDIKPDNFLMGLGRKANQVYIIDFGLAKRYRDSSTNRHIPYRENKNLTGTARYASCNTHLGIEQSRRDDLESLGYVLLYFLRGSLPWQNLKAATKKQKYDKICEKKVSTPIEVLCKSHPVEFASYFHYCHSLTFDQRPDYGFLKRLFRDLFAREGYEFDYVFDWTILKYQQAQKNRVQSRISTVPGTSSSPAMPMDVDNHRGINAYSGDVTAERIKSGNVTGSGVKIQFKSPVGKNLGSEKPLDKNIFGEANIPSTSYSVAGTSRRNTLKPALSTEAPNPGHGQGSNKIGPSSSWISSVQRISSAK